AAGTTTTTCGGCACCACCCTGTGCAAGGTCAGTCTGATCTTGGGCCTCTAGCACCGGAACGCGAGTCCAAAGCGATTTATCCGAGGTTAACACTACATCCACACTATTCAGGGATTCAAGTCTTGAAAGTGCTTGGAACGGTCCTTCCCAACCAGGCCCGCTTCCGTCCGGAGTATTTGTCGTTACGACATCATTACTTACCAAACGGTATGGAGCCCATGTTCCTCCAAGCACATCTTCAAAGACACCCTCATCATCACCCGGCTTATCCGGGTAATTTCCGGTATTGTTTGTCCCTGAACGAATCCAGTTAAATCGTGGGTCTCCATCGAAATCTCCTACACCTGTCAGCCAAGCTTTGGTGTTATCTTCAAAAACCATGTCCGCTCCGAGGAAACCATTTCCTTCGGTAGGGTTATCACCCGGATTCTCAGCGTCAACGGCCGCAATACTCATACCCCAGAATTCTCCGGCGCTGTTTACGAGCAACTGCTCCTTCTCGATCTCAATGGTACCGTTGGACCAGATCGTATTTTCAGGACTTCCATCCGGCAAACGAACAATGTACCACGTGGCTGAAGCATTAGCTCCACTGAATACAATTCTGTAATCACCTGTAGGTACACTGAGTGGATCAACCACTTTGATTTGTACCGGCCCTTGACCGTTCTCGTATACAGGGTTATCCATGGTGTAGTTCATTACGATATCTTCAGCGGTTTCAGCCTTGAATTCGAGAATGTTACCACAGTTACCCGTTCCTTCGATACGGGTCAACTCAGGACCATCACCGTACTCTGCCTGTTGAATAGTACCAGAGGCCTCTGGTGAGGTGATGTGCGGAATACCCACGTAGGTAGTAATATTTCTACGTCCCGCTTTGTACGGCTTGGTTTGTCCGTCGAGTCCATTCGGATCGGTCGGGTTATACAACTTAAACTCATTGTAAGCGTAAGCGATAACCGTATAGTAGTATGGCTTGTGGTTCACCAAAGTAGGATCACCAGTAGCAAATGCGTCTTCCGTGATCAAGAAGCTCTTTTGTGTACCATCATCATTGGCTCCCAAGGTCATTTCTTGTGGAACAGGTACACCAAGAGACGGATCAGTTTCGTAATTGATCAATGTGGTAACACCGTTAGCGATATCACACTGTGCAACTCGACGAGCCAAATCAGGGTTGTAAATATCCGTAACAGATACAGTAGCATCTTTCAACTGGAAAATCTGATACCCTTCAAAAACGTAAGTCGTATCATCGAATCCAATAATGAGCGGATCGAGCTCTTCGTACTCTTCGTTGAAGTTGTTCGAATTTTCGCTGTTACTCAACATCAAGATCAACTTACGATCGAGCTCTTGAATGTTCATGGTAGGAGCATCAGGTCCGTCCAATACTTTAAAGCAGTTATCGAACAACGCCTGTGCTTTATCATCGGCCAATCGCATCAATTCTACAGAAGCCAAACGACCACCTGTAGTAGCACGTGCCCAAACCACACCAGTAGTGATGTAGTTCACAGCACCGGGCTGCAAGGTAAATGATCCGGCCGATTGCAAGAATCGACGGTCACCTTCATCGTTACCGGCTGAATGTTCAGTCCAGTCATCACCTGGGAAGTCAGGATTTGTATCCCCTGGGAACATAAAGTCCGTTGGAGGACCGGGTCCAGTAGTTGGCCCGTGACCGTTTGCTCCGTTGTGAACCATACCTGTATTGTCCTTCCAGATACCGCGTAGGTAATTGTAGAAGTGAAAGGCTTGAATTGGGTTACCGGTTGGCAAATCTCGCACGTTTTCGTAGTACACGAATTTACTCATGATGATCTGCTCACCAATTTCGTCAACCGTTCCATCACGGTCATTGTCGATACCATCACCTGGATCGGCTAAAGGACCTCGGAAGAAGTCAACCCCAATCGAAGGTGGGTTGAGTCCGTATCCGGTAGCACCTTCATCGTCCTCATCACCATTATAACAGAATCCAAGTCCACGACCGACGTCACATCCGACGTAGTCGTCGTCGTATTTTCCGAGATCTGGATCGACCCACTGTCCGAAATAAGTATTCTTCAGTACAAAAGATGCCCGGTTCACGATTTTGTAGCTGTAGAACGTCATGTTGTTGATCTCGTCATTCGTAGCAAAGGCAAAAGCCTGAGCTTGAATTTCGAGACCGATAGGCTCGGCATTCGTTTCGGAATGAATGTTACCCTTGTCGTTGAATACCCACCAGAGTGTTTGGTCTCCAAATAGCAGATCTGCACCTTGACAATCGGCTTCTCCAGATAAATCATATGCCGGGTAGTCTCCTACTGCAGGATCATAGAAACCATCACCATCAGCATCGAAGAACGGTGCTAAAGGCTCAGCTCCAAATTGTGAGTATGTATCAGGGTAATTACCGGGCCACTCCAGTATGACCGATGGTACCGTGTAGTTGGGGTCGTCGTTGGTTCCATTCAACCAAGACACATAGTCCTCAACTTGCTGACGTGTGATTTGATAGTGCTCGTCGAATTCAGCACAAATGGTGTCATCGACCGAGGCAGTAGCCGCGTCGAGTGGCCCAGGCCAAAAGTCACTACCCTCCTGACGATACGTCATCGCGGCGACTTTGAGCTGGTCACCCACATCCTGACCACCGATCCATAAGGCACCGGCGAACATGGAGTGCTTGCTACTCTCTCGCGGAATCTCATAGATTCCATTCATCAAATCCCACCACATGTCTCCTCCGGCGAGAATACGAGTACGTACGTTGTTCACGGCCAAGTCGGTCTGAGCACTGGCTGGGGCACAACTCGCACCAATATTCTTGGGTGCCGGAGAAGCAGCGGAATTCGAGCTTCCGGGGGTATTGGCGTTTTCTTTCGCCCAGAGTCCGCTAAACGATCCAAGGGCAACAGCGAAAGCCAATAATTTCAATCTGCTTTTCATGATTTATCTG
This sequence is a window from Flavobacteriales bacterium. Protein-coding genes within it:
- a CDS encoding T9SS C-terminal target domain-containing protein; this encodes MKSRLKLLAFAVALGSFSGLWAKENANTPGSSNSAASPAPKNIGASCAPASAQTDLAVNNVRTRILAGGDMWWDLMNGIYEIPRESSKHSMFAGALWIGGQDVGDQLKVAAMTYRQEGSDFWPGPLDAATASVDDTICAEFDEHYQITRQQVEDYVSWLNGTNDDPNYTVPSVILEWPGNYPDTYSQFGAEPLAPFFDADGDGFYDPAVGDYPAYDLSGEADCQGADLLFGDQTLWWVFNDKGNIHSETNAEPIGLEIQAQAFAFATNDEINNMTFYSYKIVNRASFVLKNTYFGQWVDPDLGKYDDDYVGCDVGRGLGFCYNGDEDDEGATGYGLNPPSIGVDFFRGPLADPGDGIDNDRDGTVDEIGEQIIMSKFVYYENVRDLPTGNPIQAFHFYNYLRGIWKDNTGMVHNGANGHGPTTGPGPPTDFMFPGDTNPDFPGDDWTEHSAGNDEGDRRFLQSAGSFTLQPGAVNYITTGVVWARATTGGRLASVELMRLADDKAQALFDNCFKVLDGPDAPTMNIQELDRKLILMLSNSENSNNFNEEYEELDPLIIGFDDTTYVFEGYQIFQLKDATVSVTDIYNPDLARRVAQCDIANGVTTLINYETDPSLGVPVPQEMTLGANDDGTQKSFLITEDAFATGDPTLVNHKPYYYTVIAYAYNEFKLYNPTDPNGLDGQTKPYKAGRRNITTYVGIPHITSPEASGTIQQAEYGDGPELTRIEGTGNCGNILEFKAETAEDIVMNYTMDNPVYENGQGPVQIKVVDPLSVPTGDYRIVFSGANASATWYIVRLPDGSPENTIWSNGTIEIEKEQLLVNSAGEFWGMSIAAVDAENPGDNPTEGNGFLGADMVFEDNTKAWLTGVGDFDGDPRFNWIRSGTNNTGNYPDKPGDDEGVFEDVLGGTWAPYRLVSNDVVTTNTPDGSGPGWEGPFQALSRLESLNSVDVVLTSDKSLWTRVPVLEAQDQTDLAQGGAEKLNFRAAPSVDKDGNPDASGSTGWGWFPGYALDLEKGVRLNIMFAEDSWQSGQNGNDMLFNPTSTEINTLGQVAFGGKHFLYIMNSEYQGELAPYMGDDETMNPYYDALNDPTNVNKRQVFAACTWVSIPLLEPGQDLLATDVTVKLRVSKEYDAYEIDGSNSGNPVYQFNTDDVATITNDNNTAENALSIVRVVPNPYYAYSAYETNQLDNRVKITNLPPRCVVSVYTTNGALVRRFNKDNPSTFIEWDLKNTNAVPIASGMYVIHVKAEGIGETFVKWFGSMRPVDLDTF